One genomic region from Actinocatenispora thailandica encodes:
- a CDS encoding GNAT family N-acetyltransferase: MTLVHWAPEDLLARIDDVLTVYAEAMDYPPDLVAARRGFVAAHTHYRGFRAVASLDNDDRLLGFGYGYRSGAGQWWHEQVASGLPADAARFWLSDCFELVELHVRPDAQGHGRGYTQLTALLDGATEATVLLSTPEVPHESSRAWRLYRRTGFVDVLRHFRFPGDERPFAVLGRRLPLEGSI; this comes from the coding sequence ATGACCCTCGTGCACTGGGCGCCGGAGGACCTGCTCGCCCGCATCGACGACGTCCTCACGGTGTACGCCGAGGCCATGGACTATCCGCCGGATCTGGTCGCGGCCCGGCGCGGCTTCGTCGCCGCGCACACGCACTACCGCGGCTTCCGGGCGGTGGCCAGCCTGGACAACGACGACCGGCTGCTCGGGTTCGGCTACGGCTACCGGTCCGGCGCCGGGCAGTGGTGGCACGAGCAGGTCGCGTCGGGGCTGCCGGCCGACGCCGCCCGGTTCTGGCTGTCGGACTGCTTCGAGCTGGTCGAGCTGCACGTCCGGCCGGACGCGCAGGGCCACGGCCGGGGGTACACGCAGCTGACCGCGCTGCTCGACGGCGCCACCGAGGCGACGGTGCTGCTGTCCACGCCCGAGGTGCCGCACGAGTCGTCCCGGGCGTGGCGGCTCTACCGACGCACCGGGTTCGTCGACGTGCTGCGGCACTTCCGCTTCCCCGGCGACGAACGGCCGTTCGCGGTACTGGGCCGGCGGCTGCCGCTGGAGGGGTCAATCTGA
- a CDS encoding GntR family transcriptional regulator produces the protein MRLKVEPGSALPPYEQLRRQLAQLAGSGELPAGTRLPTVRALAGELGLAANTVARAYRELETSGIVETRGRGGTYVAAGGNRTAQRARELADSYAVQTSRLGLTAEQSLRYVRAALGLIDVIDVPADRHSG, from the coding sequence ATGCGGCTGAAGGTGGAGCCCGGTTCGGCACTGCCGCCGTACGAGCAGCTGCGCCGGCAGCTCGCGCAGCTGGCCGGCAGCGGTGAGCTGCCCGCCGGGACGAGGCTGCCGACGGTGCGTGCGCTCGCCGGCGAGCTGGGCCTGGCCGCGAACACGGTGGCCCGCGCCTACCGGGAGCTGGAGACCTCCGGCATCGTCGAGACCCGTGGCCGGGGCGGCACCTACGTCGCCGCCGGCGGCAACCGCACCGCGCAGCGGGCGCGGGAACTCGCCGACTCCTACGCGGTGCAGACCAGCCGGCTCGGGCTGACCGCCGAGCAGTCCCTGCGGTACGTGCGGGCCGCGCTCGGGCTGATCGACGTGATCGACGTGCCGGCCGACCGGCACTCCGGGTGA
- a CDS encoding M3 family metallopeptidase produces MQTTTTPDPLPLPAADADWAAFVRRRAADNLAAARAGVEQLAGGAPGPATDRDPAEVLARWNDIAIAIDNVAQLGELLAQTHPDEAVRTVAETCQQDADRLATEIGLDPRLYRVLAAVDADALDAAGRRVLERSLRDFRRAGVDQPDEVRDRLRALAEAQVRLGQRFDKNIRDDVRSIRIAPERLDGLPEDYRAAHPADADGQVTITTEYPDYQPFKTFATDAAARRALTVEFLNRAWPANDEVLAELLAVRAEQARLLGYADWADYDAEVKMVGSGSAIAGFIDRVVAEAQQPADRDRQVLLDRLRADDPTATGIDASDNVYYAEVVRRERFDVDATKVRRYFDFPAVRAGLLAVTGRLFGLEYREVPGAGSWHADVTSYDVYTGDQLLGRIHLDLHPRPGKFSHAAMFPLVSGIAGRQLPEGVLLCNFPRGLMEHSQVVTLFHEFGHLVHHVLAGRHDWVRFSGVATEWDFVEAPSQMLEEWAWDPEVLRSFARDETGEPIPTELVTRMRQANDFGKGYLARTQMFYASLSYLLHHEKVDDVTAFSRQLQRRVDAFDPIDGTHFHAGFGHLVGYTSAYYTYMWSLVIAKDMFSAFETGNLFDPEVAGRYRDLVLAAGGSDDAAVLVERFLGRPYTVDAFSAWLAR; encoded by the coding sequence ATGCAGACCACGACGACACCAGACCCGTTGCCACTGCCGGCGGCCGACGCCGACTGGGCCGCGTTCGTGCGGCGCCGGGCCGCCGACAACCTGGCCGCGGCGCGCGCCGGCGTCGAGCAGCTGGCCGGCGGAGCGCCCGGCCCGGCCACCGACCGCGACCCGGCCGAGGTGCTGGCGCGGTGGAACGACATCGCGATCGCCATCGACAACGTGGCCCAGCTCGGCGAGCTGCTGGCGCAGACACATCCGGACGAGGCGGTCCGCACCGTCGCCGAGACCTGCCAGCAGGACGCCGACCGGCTCGCCACCGAGATCGGCCTGGATCCCCGGCTGTACCGGGTGCTCGCGGCCGTGGACGCCGACGCGCTGGACGCCGCCGGCCGGCGGGTGCTCGAACGCAGCCTGCGCGACTTCCGCCGGGCCGGCGTGGACCAGCCCGACGAGGTACGCGACCGGCTGCGCGCGCTCGCCGAGGCGCAGGTGCGGCTGGGACAGCGGTTCGACAAGAACATCCGGGACGACGTGCGGTCGATCCGGATCGCGCCCGAGCGGCTGGACGGGCTGCCCGAGGACTACCGGGCGGCGCACCCGGCCGACGCCGACGGCCAGGTCACCATCACCACCGAATACCCGGACTACCAGCCGTTCAAGACGTTCGCGACCGACGCCGCCGCGCGCCGGGCGCTGACCGTGGAGTTCCTCAACCGGGCCTGGCCGGCCAACGACGAGGTCCTCGCCGAACTGCTCGCGGTGCGCGCCGAACAGGCCCGGCTGCTCGGCTACGCCGACTGGGCCGACTACGACGCCGAGGTCAAGATGGTCGGCTCCGGCTCCGCGATCGCCGGGTTCATCGACCGGGTCGTCGCCGAGGCGCAGCAGCCGGCCGACCGGGACCGGCAGGTACTCCTGGACCGGTTGCGGGCCGACGACCCGACGGCGACCGGCATCGACGCGAGCGACAACGTCTACTACGCCGAGGTGGTGCGGCGCGAGCGGTTCGACGTGGACGCCACGAAGGTCCGCCGCTACTTCGACTTCCCGGCGGTACGGGCCGGCCTGCTCGCGGTCACCGGCCGGCTGTTCGGCCTGGAGTACCGGGAGGTGCCCGGCGCGGGCAGCTGGCACGCCGACGTGACCAGCTACGACGTGTACACCGGTGACCAGCTGCTCGGCCGGATCCACCTCGACCTGCACCCGCGGCCCGGCAAGTTCTCCCACGCGGCGATGTTCCCGCTGGTGTCGGGCATCGCCGGCCGGCAGCTGCCGGAAGGCGTGCTGCTGTGCAACTTCCCGCGCGGGCTGATGGAGCACTCCCAGGTGGTGACGCTGTTCCACGAGTTCGGCCATCTGGTGCACCACGTGCTCGCCGGCCGGCACGACTGGGTCCGGTTCTCCGGCGTGGCCACCGAGTGGGACTTCGTCGAGGCGCCGTCGCAGATGCTGGAGGAGTGGGCCTGGGACCCGGAGGTGTTGCGCAGCTTCGCCCGGGACGAGACCGGCGAGCCGATCCCGACCGAGCTGGTGACGCGGATGCGGCAGGCCAACGACTTCGGCAAGGGCTACCTCGCGCGCACCCAGATGTTCTACGCCTCGCTGTCGTACCTGCTGCACCACGAGAAGGTCGACGACGTCACCGCGTTCAGCCGGCAGTTGCAGCGACGCGTCGACGCGTTCGACCCGATCGACGGCACCCACTTCCATGCCGGGTTCGGCCACCTCGTCGGTTACACCTCCGCGTACTACACGTACATGTGGTCTTTGGTGATCGCGAAGGACATGTTCTCCGCGTTCGAGACGGGCAACCTGTTCGACCCGGAGGTGGCTGGCCGCTACCGCGACCTGGTCCTCGCCGCCGGCGGTAGCGACGACGCCGCGGTGCTGGTCGAACGGTTCCTCGGCCGGCCGTACACGGTGGACGCGTTCAGCGCCTGGCTGGCCCGCTGA
- a CDS encoding cytochrome P450 — protein sequence MAAPRPAQTGTHGTGEPAHGTVGEPTEGTVGEPTEGTVGEPTEGTVDRDGAASCPSVPQIPFSGSFRFDPDPVWARLREQRPITRVRTIAGSVVWLVTRYDDVRTVLTDPRFSRAGTVAPGAPRVAVSSPLPGTLPTTDPPEHTRLRGLVSGVFSRRRIERRREWIAGLAGQLVDRMVAGGPPGDLRAALALPLPIQVICELLGVPYGDRDRFREWTELAYSLVPAQAERVHAAMAALTGYLADLVAGNPGVGDDILTELAADGALGPDELVAFGMNLLVAGHETTANQIASFVATLLREPAHWDRLVAEPDLIPTAVEELLRHTRLSEVGQLRVATTDVPLAGVTVRAGEGVLAAIAAANRDPRVFDRPDEVVLDREPGRHLAFGTGPHFCLGAHLARVELQEALRASTTRCPRLRLAVPAAHLRWRHVLVSGVEELPVTW from the coding sequence ATGGCAGCGCCCCGGCCCGCCCAGACCGGTACCCACGGCACCGGCGAACCGGCCCACGGCACCGTCGGTGAACCGACCGAAGGCACCGTCGGTGAACCGACCGAAGGCACCGTCGGTGAACCGACCGAAGGCACCGTCGACAGGGACGGGGCGGCGAGTTGCCCGTCCGTACCGCAGATCCCGTTCTCCGGCAGCTTCCGGTTCGATCCCGATCCGGTCTGGGCCCGGCTGCGTGAGCAGCGACCGATCACCCGGGTACGCACCATCGCCGGCTCGGTGGTCTGGCTGGTCACGCGGTACGACGACGTGCGCACGGTGCTGACCGATCCGCGTTTCTCCCGGGCCGGCACGGTGGCGCCGGGCGCGCCGCGGGTGGCGGTGTCGTCGCCGCTGCCCGGCACCCTGCCCACCACCGACCCGCCTGAGCACACCCGGCTGCGCGGTCTGGTGTCGGGGGTCTTCTCCCGGCGGCGGATCGAGCGGCGGCGGGAGTGGATCGCCGGTCTCGCCGGGCAGCTGGTGGACCGGATGGTCGCCGGCGGCCCGCCGGGTGACCTGCGGGCGGCGCTCGCGCTGCCGCTGCCGATCCAGGTGATCTGCGAGCTGCTGGGCGTGCCGTACGGCGACCGGGACCGGTTCCGGGAGTGGACGGAGCTGGCGTACAGCCTGGTGCCGGCGCAGGCCGAACGGGTGCACGCGGCCATGGCCGCGCTGACCGGTTACCTCGCCGACCTGGTGGCGGGCAACCCGGGTGTCGGCGACGACATCCTGACCGAGCTGGCCGCCGACGGCGCGCTCGGCCCCGACGAGCTGGTGGCGTTCGGGATGAACCTGCTGGTCGCCGGGCACGAGACGACCGCGAACCAGATCGCGAGCTTCGTCGCCACGCTGCTGCGCGAGCCGGCGCACTGGGACCGGTTGGTCGCCGAACCGGACCTGATCCCCACCGCGGTGGAGGAGCTGCTGCGGCACACCCGGCTCAGCGAGGTCGGCCAGCTGCGGGTGGCCACCACCGACGTACCGCTGGCCGGTGTCACGGTCCGCGCCGGTGAGGGTGTGCTGGCCGCGATCGCCGCCGCCAACCGGGACCCGCGCGTGTTCGACCGGCCGGACGAGGTGGTGCTGGACCGCGAACCAGGCCGCCACCTCGCCTTCGGCACCGGCCCGCACTTCTGTCTGGGCGCCCATCTGGCCCGGGTCGAGCTGCAGGAGGCGCTGCGCGCGTCGACGACGCGCTGCCCGCGGCTGCGGCTGGCCGTACCGGCGGCGCACCTGCGCTGGCGGCACGTCCTGGTCAGCGGTGTCGAGGAGCTCCCGGTGACCTGGTGA
- a CDS encoding SAV_6107 family HEPN domain-containing protein, with product MARMHKPRSAALVGAERAAAELPTIPAHVMPHRSAHELLALARRGLIEAAETRSDGQRYATAHLAALRAAAAVLVSRARPAPARRGRPTNVWALLATVAPELAQWADRFAAGAAKRSAAEAGILRVVSKVEADDLRADAERFVAVVELSLGLPHQPLITTRAS from the coding sequence ATGGCAAGAATGCACAAGCCTCGTTCCGCGGCACTGGTCGGTGCGGAGCGCGCCGCGGCGGAGTTGCCGACGATCCCCGCCCACGTGATGCCGCACCGGTCCGCCCACGAGTTGCTGGCGCTGGCTCGGCGTGGGCTGATCGAGGCGGCGGAGACCCGTTCCGACGGCCAGCGATACGCCACCGCCCACCTCGCCGCGCTGCGCGCCGCCGCGGCCGTGCTGGTGTCTCGGGCCAGACCCGCCCCGGCCCGCCGTGGCCGGCCCACCAACGTGTGGGCGTTGCTCGCGACCGTGGCGCCGGAGCTGGCGCAGTGGGCAGACCGGTTCGCCGCCGGCGCCGCCAAGAGATCCGCCGCCGAGGCGGGGATCCTGCGGGTGGTCAGCAAGGTCGAGGCCGATGATCTGCGCGCCGACGCCGAGCGGTTCGTCGCGGTGGTCGAGCTGTCGCTCGGCCTGCCGCACCAGCCGCTGATCACCACCAGGGCGAGCTGA
- a CDS encoding DNA polymerase Y family protein, with the protein MDPIRTLVLWCPDWPVAAAFTDHRDAGVELAEHRPVAVVDAGTVIACSQLARAEGVRRGQRRRDAQACCPELIVVPHDPVRDVRVFEPVADAVAELAAGVEVVRPGVVALAARGPAGYFGGAAAAAERLVDHVATTCEVDAQVGIADGVFAATLAARAGVLVEPGDTPAFLAGLDVRVLARPELVGLLRRLGIRTLGAFAALPAGDVLARFGFDAAVAHRLAAGREQRLLAPRSVPPELSVREEFDDPVARVDTAAFLARSLAERLHERLAAHGLGATRLTITAGTGNGERWERTWRSDGLLGPAEIADRVRWQLEGWLTRPGRPTAGVTMLCLAPDGLVEHAGFQRRLWGEPGDEGADARRSVTHVQGLLGPAGVLAPVLGGGRSPTELPRQVPFGDERVPALPPAPWPGRLPTPAPADVAAAGATVLAADGVPIGVTGRHQITASPATVTVGTGAPAAVLSWAGPWPAEERWWLPGEARRLARIQVSLADGRALLLALAGGQWRVEASYD; encoded by the coding sequence GTGGACCCGATCCGTACGCTCGTGCTCTGGTGCCCGGACTGGCCGGTCGCCGCGGCCTTCACCGACCACCGCGACGCCGGGGTCGAGCTGGCCGAACACCGGCCGGTGGCGGTGGTCGACGCCGGTACCGTGATCGCCTGCTCGCAACTGGCCCGCGCCGAGGGGGTGCGGCGCGGCCAGCGTCGTCGAGACGCCCAGGCCTGCTGCCCGGAGCTCATCGTGGTGCCGCACGACCCGGTGCGCGACGTGCGGGTGTTCGAGCCGGTCGCCGACGCGGTCGCGGAGCTCGCTGCCGGTGTCGAGGTGGTACGGCCGGGCGTGGTCGCGCTCGCCGCCCGGGGCCCGGCCGGGTACTTCGGCGGTGCGGCGGCCGCGGCGGAGCGGCTGGTCGATCACGTCGCCACGACCTGCGAGGTGGATGCCCAGGTCGGCATCGCGGACGGGGTGTTCGCGGCGACCCTGGCCGCCCGGGCCGGCGTGCTGGTCGAGCCGGGCGACACGCCGGCGTTCCTGGCCGGGCTGGACGTGCGGGTACTGGCCCGGCCGGAGCTGGTGGGGCTGCTGCGCCGGCTCGGCATCCGTACTCTCGGCGCGTTCGCCGCGCTGCCGGCGGGCGACGTGCTGGCCCGGTTCGGGTTCGACGCGGCGGTCGCGCACCGGCTGGCCGCCGGCCGGGAGCAGCGGCTGCTCGCCCCCCGGTCGGTGCCGCCGGAGCTGTCGGTACGCGAGGAGTTCGACGACCCGGTGGCGCGGGTGGACACCGCCGCGTTCCTGGCCCGGTCGCTGGCCGAGCGGCTGCACGAGCGGCTGGCCGCGCACGGCCTGGGCGCCACCCGGTTGACCATCACCGCCGGTACCGGCAACGGCGAGCGGTGGGAACGCACCTGGCGCTCCGACGGGCTGCTCGGGCCGGCGGAGATCGCCGACCGGGTCCGCTGGCAGCTGGAGGGGTGGCTGACCCGGCCGGGCCGGCCGACAGCGGGGGTCACGATGCTGTGCCTGGCCCCGGACGGGCTGGTCGAGCACGCCGGTTTCCAGCGCCGGCTGTGGGGTGAGCCGGGCGACGAGGGCGCGGACGCGCGCCGGTCGGTCACGCACGTGCAGGGCCTGTTGGGGCCGGCCGGGGTGTTGGCCCCGGTGCTCGGCGGCGGCCGGTCGCCGACCGAGCTGCCGCGGCAGGTCCCGTTCGGCGACGAGCGGGTACCGGCGTTGCCGCCGGCGCCGTGGCCGGGGCGGCTGCCGACGCCGGCGCCGGCGGATGTCGCGGCGGCCGGCGCCACCGTACTGGCTGCCGACGGGGTGCCGATCGGGGTGACCGGCCGGCACCAGATCACCGCGTCGCCGGCCACGGTGACGGTCGGTACCGGTGCGCCGGCGGCGGTGCTGTCCTGGGCCGGGCCGTGGCCGGCGGAGGAACGCTGGTGGCTGCCCGGCGAGGCGCGCCGGCTGGCCCGCATCCAGGTGTCGCTGGCCGACGGCCGCGCCCTGCTGCTGGCGCTGGCGGGCGGGCAGTGGCGGGTGGAGGCGAGCTATGACTGA